The Cryptomeria japonica chromosome 9, Sugi_1.0, whole genome shotgun sequence DNA segment AGGTTTGATCCTTACAGAAAAGTTACTAATTTTATTGTAAaaaaacaaatatataaatattaaaagttGTGGTTGACTACTTCGGGATTACATACCATGGGTGATTCAGTTCTAGCTCTGACTGAAACTCGGGCCTTTCTGATAGTCGCCTCACTTTGATGTACAATCTTCTGTGCCTTGTTGGGCCTTCCATCCAGGCTATCTTCCCTTGTATCAGTGTGCAGTTCATCTTCATGATTATTCAGAGAATGATCTGGAGAAGCTGATCCATCAACAGTTTCATTGCCTGTATGCACCAAAATCTCTTTAGTAATATGTGTTAAAAGAGAGGATTGAGCAATTGATTTTCAGTAACACTTAAGGAAGCAAAGAGATTTCTTATAGCAATTGAATTTGAACAGCAAAACTACCTCTTAAGCTCGATTCATGTATTTTATGCATATAGCTCGGCTTCCTCATATTATCAATATGATTCAACATTTCTAGAGACTTGGGGGCCTCCTCATCATGGTCTTCGAACGTATGAGAATCTTCATGATCATCAGTGCCAATAAGCTTTGACGGATCTCGAGCTTCTAGTAACTGGTTTTGTAGGAAGGTTTTGTTTGGTCCCAACTTTCCAGGCACTCCCATCGATCCTTTTACAGGATTTTCCAGCTTTTCTTCACTCTTAGGTGTTACCTGCAAAATAGGATTGAAATCAAAGGAAAAATGAGAATTTGAATGGTAGACCGGGACATAAAAGTTTTTCTACGTTACTTCCATTAGCCTTCCTATGCATAAGTGAATGGAATTCACAAGCTGCAAATCTTCTGAGCTATGGCGTTTCCCTTGTAGGATACTCTCGAGAATATTAGAGAACGTATATCTCACCATTTCTGCAACTGTATTATGAGAGTGACGAGGCTGATCCATTAAAGAATTGAGATGCATCTGCAAGTTTGAGTAATTGCTGGTTATGTGATTCAACAGATATTTCAGCTTCTGATTTTCTTCATTGATACGTGTGAGCTCCCTCTGAAGCATGTCCACCTGCGTCAACCAACCAAAGGTATTACGGTAAGAACTTCgattatcttgatgatggatcaagaAATCTGATCATAAATTTTATGAAAAACTCTCACAATCTAGTCTAGAAACAACATAATcaatattatattatgatatatTGTGAACGATAGTGAAAATATGATATCATTCATATACCATGACCTATTATTTTTACCTGGAAACCTTCCTGTGATCAATATTATAGATTGTAAAAATATGATATCATTAACATGCAAGAGCCCATTGTTTTTACTTGGGAGCCTTCCCCAATAAACAAAAGCAAACCAGTAATCAAAAGTTATTTAACAAATCCTTGAAGTAGTACCTCAATTCTTGGATCAGGATCTGTGTCATCTTGATCAGAAGTCTGAGGAGAGTTTGTTGGAGACACACAATCTTCCACAGTTGACCGATCACTTGCACAATTGGGTTGTGCAGTCACCAATTGCAATCCAATCTGCACAAACCAATTTCCAAAGAACAAACAACTCATCAGACCCCATGGAAAATGTAATCCCAACCCTGATTTCACCTCCACCCTTAAAACATCCCACAACCCAATACAACAAACTTATAATTCCAGAAAAATTCCTTACCGAGATATTATTatgtgggtcatgatcctcaggaGCAGCGCCATTGAGGTCTGTAGTAACCAATTGATGGGTCTCATCATCTTGAagctcattatcattatcatttgacAGGAGCTTGAAACTCAAGCTACCACGGCCTCCTTCCAGAGAGAAGAAATCCTTACAATTGCTATAATCAGGGCTGCCATTGGAGCCCTCTTCAACTTTAACAGAGAGATCAATCCCCATGAGCCTGTCAAACCTCACACCATTCATGGGTCCTCTTGGAACTCTTGAACTACAGTTATGCTCACTAAATCTCTCAGCCAAAAGCTTTTCCCCCATCAATGTCTAAAATCACAGATCTGAAAAGCCTTACCAAAAATAAAGGGTCCAAATGCTACAGCAGGAGAAAAGAGAAAAAGGGCTTGGGAATTGGGATCCAAAGAAGGGCAGAAAAAGATCAAATTTCTTGAGATGGGAAGTTGGAAGTTTGAGAAAAAGCAGCGAGGCGATGAATAAAAGGCTCCCACAACTTCCCAGCCCATTTCCTAGTCTCTTCCGGGATAACGTGGCAAACCCATATTAGGTGAAAAGTTGTAAGGCAAGAACGCTGGTTCAACGCGTCTCAGAGCCCGCCATTCCCGCAGCCTAGTGGACGGCTGAGATTGAATCTACTATTCAGACTAGACTTTAATACTATTAAGCCACGTTCGCGTTGACGGCGTCAGCGTAGAGGTGATGGGCTTGACCCGCTGGTCTTTTTCCCTTTCACAGCCTGTCTCTTCTTTCACTTtctagaagatttttttttttaaactggaTTTACAGAGATGTCTCTACCTTTGATTTTACATAGTAAATTATAGTGTTATTGGAGTAGAGTGAGAATTACAGATTTGTTTGATTGGTTGAGTACAATTGGTGAAGGTGAAGGTATGTTTCTTGGTTACATCATCCATTAAGACTTATACGTTTAGAGGTGAGATGTAAGAGATGAGATTGGAGTCGTATTTTTATTTATAGTTAAATTACAAATGTATTCAATCGGTTGACTACGATTGGTGAAGGTAGTGGTATGTATCTTGGTTATGCCATCCAGTAAGACTCAAACTTCTACAAGTGTGATGTAAGAGATGAGGTTGGTGTGGTATTTGTATTTGTAGTTAAATTCCAAATGTATTCAATTGGTTTGGTACAATTGGTGAAGGTGATGGTATGTTTCTTGGTTACGCCATCCACTAAGTCTCAAACTTTTAAAGGTTGGGGTTGTATTTGTGTTTAAATTACAAATGTATTTAATTGGTTGAGTACAATTGGTGAAGGTGATGATATGTTTCTTAAATAAGGTCATCCATTAAGATTCAAACTTTAAGAGGTATGATATAAAGGATGAGGTTGCCCGGTCATAAGTGTATTTAAATTACAGATCTATTCAATTGGTTGAGTACAGTTCATGAGGATGATGGTATGTTCCTTGATTAAACCAACCATTAAGATTCAAACTTTTAGAGGTGTGATATAAGGAATGATGTTGGGATCGTGTTTGTATTTAAATTGCACATCTATTCAATTTGTTGAGTACAATTGGTGAAGGTGATGGTATGTTCATTGATTATGCCACCGACTAAGATTCAAACTTTAAGAGGTATGATAAAAAGGATGAGGTTGGGATCGTATTTGTATTTAAATTACATGTATTTTCAATTAGTTGAGTATAATTAATGAGGGTGATGGTATGTTCCTTGATTAAACCACCCATTAAGATTCAAACTTTTAAAGGTGTAATATAAGGGATGAGACTAAGATCGTATCTATATTTAAATTACAAATCTACTCAATTGGTTGAGTACAATAAGTGAGGGTTATGGTATGTTCCTTGATTATGCCACCCATTAAGATGCATGATATAAGGGATGAGGTCAGGATCGTGTCCCCAACAACTTTGATGGAATGGGTACCCCTTAGTCCTTGGTTTCAAGCTAAAAAGATATCAACATAGACTAGATAATTTTGGTTGAAAAAAATACCCCTTAGTTCTTGGGTCTTAGTCGAATTGATATCAACGTAGACCATACAATTTTGGTGGGATGGACACCCCTTAGTCCATGGTGAGGGTGATGGCATATTACTTGATTACGAAATCCACTAAGGTTCAAATTTTTAGATGTATGATATAAGGGGTGAGTCCAAAATTGTGTTTGTATTTAAATTACAAATATTTTCAATTGATTGAGTACAATCGGTGAGGTGACATGATGATTATGCCACCAACTAAGATTCAAATTTTTAGATATATGATATAACGGATGAGGTCGGGCTCATATATGTAATTAAATTACAAATCCGTTCAATTGGTTCAGTGCAATCAGTGAGGTGATGGTATGTTCCTTGATTATGCCATCCACTAAGATTCAAACTTTTAGAGGTATGGTATAAGGGATGAGATCAGGATCATGTCCTTGACAACTGTGATGACGAGATACTTCTTTAGCTCTACCATTTCTGGTCTTAAGAGTCCATAGGGGAGGGGGTAAGCAACCTAGCCCTGTCTCTAGCTCAATTCAATGGTCAACTACTTGTTACAGTGGCAACATGATTGGCAACTTACTTGTCTAGAATAATATTAGCACAATTACCTCAAGGATGGCTTCAAGATCCATTTGACTACAAAGGCTTCCCTTGTCCCAATCTCCCCAACGATATCCCTTAGTCCTTGGTTCCGAACTAAAGAGATACATTGGATAATCTTAGTGGAATGGATACCCTTCAGTTCTTGGTTTTCAATCGAAGCGATATCAGCATAGGTGAGACATTTTTTATGAGATAGATAGTAAATACCCATTAATCCTTCACTCTTGATTAAAATGATATCAGTATAGACGGAACAACAatcttgatggaacaaatgccCCAAGTCAAAATCCCAATACTTTGACCTAATCTATTATAGTGAAAAATCAAGTCTCCCAAATTTTCTACATGTTTGAACGAGAGTAAAATCGTGTTTGAAATTTGCTTTTGACAGGCAAACTTCCAGCGAACTTTGAATTTGGGTTTCGACAGCTTGTGATTTCAGACGTACCCAATGGGCAGGTTGTCTTAATTAAAAGTTGGACTTTGAAGTTGAGAAGATATTAATTTAATGAGCATTATTGGCGGCGTACGTCGAGATGATGGGAGGACGCGGAAGTGAAGTGTAGCACGTTGGGGCAGACCATTTTTATTTTCACAATAATCAATGAATGAGGATCCCAAGTCAAAAATTGTAGGCCCCAAACGTTCAGATCTTCATGAAATTTCCTCCTCATTTCCTTCAAACGCAAGCTATCTTGCATTCATTCGTCAATGCGCGCCTCTTTCCTACAGTGAGATGTGGAATTTCTAGCATGGTGAAAAACATTCTTGTCAAGTTTTGAGAAAAAGATGTCCACACCCCTTTGTTTGTTTGTCTGTCTTGTAACTCTTCATATTGAATTGCTCCTTGCTGAGAAATTGAGATAGTTGACCTGTATGCTTGAATTGTTTTATGGTCTACCACGTGAAGGAGAAAAGAGGGTTGGTTTGGTGAGAATTCATGGAGAAAAAATGGAGGATTCAAATTGTAACTGGAATACGTTATTATCCAGCTTGAAACATTGATGCCACATTCATATTCGTTCATTCCACAATGTTTTGAATAACTCCACTGCGGCCAAGCATGGAACATGCTTGAGAAATTTTCAAGAAAAGTACAAGATTGACCAAGTTGTGGGCTGAGAGATCTGAAGAACCTTAGAAAATTCTAAGCATGGAATCTTGATGGGTTTTTCCTTTTTTAATGATAAAAGGGCCTTGGGTTGGAAAACACTAAATATATGCTTTGCTTTTGGACCATTCTCTTGTCTCTCTGTTTTAGAGCTGAAGGAATGGATTGAATAATGGGTCCACTCTCACTCCCTTCCCAACttccaaaacaaaatttataggaCATTAATGTGATGGTTTTTTGACTAGGTTGTGGGTTTTTATATTTTTGGGGTTTTATAAGAGACTTATAAAATCATTTAGTTACTTGATATCTCAGTTTAAAGACTTTTTTGGGTTAAGAACCAAAGATCAAGGGATAAATATTTTAACCATGTTACCATAGTCCTTAAGGAATAATCTCAATATCATCTAGATTATGGTGTCAAAGATTCACACTCAATGAGATTTGATCCTTGGTGGGCTTATTCAAAAATGTTCCGACTTCACTAGCAGACCAAAGATCCATTAACAAGACCCAATTTTTAAATTTAACAATTAACAATTAGTTTAAAAGGACTAGAAGGGGTGGCATAGTTGGACAAAGGCATCCAATCTAGGTCTATGATGCCTGAGTTTGACTCATCAGCTTTGTTGATCTGGTGGCAAGTGCTCACAGGTTGTGTCTACCGCCCCCAAAGACTAGTGTCGCCTCAACCCTTGTTCACTCTAATTGGATGGGTAGCGGGGATTACCAAAAGATAGCAATTAAGTTAAGATATTAATGCTAGTAGAGATGTTTTTGCATAAAGATGCGATCTTTTCACAATTTAtgatatatattgaaatgcttttGGTAGGACTTTGTGTATAATATTTTTGCGTTGGCATTTTTTCCTCTTCCTAATAATGAGCCAAGGAatgtgatctaaaatgttgatgcTAAAAAATTATGTCCAATTTTCTTCCAAAATATTTAGAATTTATATTTTTGAAGTATTTTTCAACCTTTAATTGAAATGTAAATCTAATAAATTTAAGGAAATCtatatttttgtgttttttctatgttctaattatttttttattgaaaagaGAGTACAAGATTTGTTCTAGCAAAAATGAAAATGAGAATcatattttagtttatttttttgttattaagAATTCAattatcaaaaagaaaaaaatatatcttttCTTATTCTCTAAATTATTTTCTCTCTCTAAGAGTTATTTGAAATGTTTGAGGAAAATTCAAAAGAAAGTAAACATGTATTTCATATGAAATCTATCTTTAAAGAAGAGAAATAATGTTTATATTTACTCAATTAATTTTGCTTCCCCACCTTGACTACatcaattaatataaaaaataaaatgtgtTATATGACATTAATGAGTATAGTACCTATGTAGGATTGAAATAAGGAGATTAAAATACTCTTAAGGGGTATAGTAATAGGTGCCCAAGGAAGATATTTTGGAATGGAGTGCACATGTATAATATTTCTAGACCACAAATTTTTTAAGATTATTTACATGctataatacatatatatttttggaCAAATCACGGTCCTATCCAAGCTCATTAGTTTGTTGAATTTTATAGACAAGTGATAGTTTGCATTACCAAGTCACTATGAATATTAAGATACTCTTATTGTCTAACAAAATATGTGTGTGTGGGTGGATTATAATTTTATAGTTCTAAAAATTAAGCATTCGATGAATAattgaaaatagaaaatgacaACGATTTGTATCCCCTAGTGATTAGTGGTGGTGTCATAAAAGGATGCTTTTGATGCAACTACAATATTTTTATTCATAATTTTGATGGATATAAAAGTGTTAAATCTCTACTCAATCAAGTGATACTGATATAAGTAAAAATGTGTGTTTgttcattttataaaaaaataaaatattatatgtaacatataattttatatttatggGAAGCATTTTTTAGTAGCTTGTTTTCTTGAATTAGTTGTGATTACATCACTGTATAGTTTAATGTTGGATATAGAGATAAGGATGAATTGCAACAATGTGAATATCTCAAGCTTTTGGGTCAAATAGAATTCTATGGTTGAAAGATGATTGAACACATACATGCAAAGAATAAATGGATCATTGGTATTTCCCAGTAGATCATgatagttgaaaaaaaaaaaaaaagattatataaaaataaatatcttTTAGTCATCCTCTAATAAGTATTTCCCAGTAGATTGTATCCCTTATAAGTAGACATTGCATAAAATATTGGAGGGCAATTCTTAGTTGAATCAAGTAGGCCATGGTCTACAATAAGAGAAATATATGGATCCACAAAAGGAATACCATATATAATAGGTATAAAGAAAGATTCTATGAATATTGAAGGAGGGAGGATTATCAAAATAAATGGCATCATACAAAAGTAAATATTACTCCTTAAGGATTCTTGAGGTATGGCTACTAGAAGGATAAACCATTGAGAAAAGATGTCCATGTCATCTTATACCATATGCAAGGATACTTAGAAGAACACTCATTGGATGATGTACAGGGGAgagaattttaaaatatatatccaCCATAATAACATAAAATTGACAATGAAACCAAGGCAATATATCATATAAAGACTCAACACAAAAATGCACCTATATACATTGTATCATCATGAAGGAACACAAAATCAATCATCATGAATAAGTAAAAAGTATCCATAATAAATTTTGAGTCTAATATAAAGTTAGATAAATAGAAATGATCAAATCTataacaaaattcaaaatcaaagtctATATCCAAGCATTGGTGGGAAGAGATCAATAAGATgttaaaaacaataaaataacaaaCCTAATTAAGataatatcaatcaaatataaataAGGGTGGATACAAACCCACATtatatttgaaatgaaaaatagATGATAAGAAAAATCAAATCTCAAACCCAAATGTAGAAAGGTAAAACCTAAGGATAAAATACATTACTCCTTGCTTGAAACTTTAAGAATGTCAAAGTCACcaaaaacataataaaataaaatgatatttatGTGAATATCCTTAATAAATTTAATTAGGTCATAGTGAGTAAAAATCATAACCTTAGATAAATAAATGTGACTAATTAAACTATTAaaataaatgcataaaatttaaatAAGTAAAATAATGAGACTTAGCTCTAGGAATAGTGATGATTTTGAGAATAACAAATGTCACTAATTGACTAGTCAAAGTGTTAGAAAGTAGGATCATatcaaattaataaatatttttttcttgttCACTTTCACCTTCACACCTATATAATTGATCTGTACACATCTAATTGAACCctatatgtggatctaaaatctatGTATGGATCTAAACTATGTTAGAATTAATGTGAGAGATTTGTTCACCTTGATGTCGAGAACTTATGTCCTAAATAGGGTGGTGCTAGTAGACACTATTGAGGAACTTCTCTACGTAGGAGTGTTTTCATATAGTTGAATcattgttattgattgatgataGCATATAATTATGTAAAATGTGTTTAATGTTGATATCATGTTGATCTTATGATGATTCAATGTGTAACAAAGATCTCATGTTTTATTTTAGGTTCTCTTAGATGTCTTCCACATGCAACAAGGGTTACAAATTTAAATTATAGAATACCCTAGCAAACAAGTTAATAAATATTTACACTTAAGTCATCATAATTAGAGGGATTAAACTTGGGCCCAAAATTATAATTGTAATTTATAACTTTTGGGATCATTATTATTCCTGTGAAATTGATTTAAGGTAGTTTCACGCTCACATGTTTGACATGGGATTATGTATCCACATAATCTAATACTTAAACCCGATGAGTTTGGCGGAAATGTGTACATATAGAATCAAGTAGGAATAATGTTAtttgtcaaatttttcttcaaaacataat contains these protein-coding regions:
- the LOC131077043 gene encoding probable WRKY transcription factor 31; the protein is MGEKLLAERFSEHNCSSRVPRGPMNGVRFDRLMGIDLSVKVEEGSNGSPDYSNCKDFFSLEGGRGSLSFKLLSNDNDNELQDDETHQLVTTDLNGAAPEDHDPHNNISIGLQLVTAQPNCASDRSTVEDCVSPTNSPQTSDQDDTDPDPRIEVDMLQRELTRINEENQKLKYLLNHITSNYSNLQMHLNSLMDQPRHSHNTVAEMVTPKSEEKLENPVKGSMGVPGKLGPNKTFLQNQLLEARDPSKLIGTDDHEDSHTFEDHDEEAPKSLEMLNHIDNMRKPSYMHKIHESSLRGNETVDGSASPDHSLNNHEDELHTDTREDSLDGRPNKAQKIVHQSEATIRKARVSVRARTESPMISDGCQWRKYGQKMAKGNPCPRAYYRCTMSVGCPVRKQVQRLAEDRSILITTYEGNHNHPLPPAATAMASTTSAAASMLLSGSSTSSDNAGFNAAAAAVMAGALMPSTHVPGASISASAPFPTITLDLTQNPNQLPQGQMGFHPRVLSGLQSFPFGGAEIPAQKFFNSSVSQTYGHHPIYNGNDSMFAPLAGQQRSPLMMQVPNTNGGVTAATPMGFNNGQSAQHPSLADTVTALTADPNFTTAIAAAITSLLQNNNNANPNANNSQQSPLTNGPLQARNEHHQ